The Fragaria vesca subsp. vesca linkage group LG2, FraVesHawaii_1.0, whole genome shotgun sequence genome includes a window with the following:
- the LOC101303303 gene encoding uncharacterized protein LOC101303303, protein MRPPKPGCLCPAKAHFRSSSSLVAVTIEPKGGQALQPRCLDFQRPPWVRSTSPPTPRTPLHVPSPAKVYGQQASIGQVSYCSQMHCMKVYMKKKLMMDRSVWIAEALGLHVEEEKWLHHEQLEMMHIQQQFSASYDPELHLLAGGPQSHRVRAGCFVNGVKFVTSKRDEGHVTQNNGVMVEGLGFNYYGVLVSVIELIYGNRMLVMLFKCKWFNTDPTRRRSTILDRGLVSVDSNSVWYENELFILATMAKQVFYVDDPAMGEGWKVVQVMSHRNILSTLRGDDESGPSEPITTDQPNEPYQEDSPHVVPDTEDIRVNNQHVLAIIGYLPVTPSELNSLQPRIPNHDDDGFIDDEYIEDDEYSDQTEKSNDSDDSDYHEYD, encoded by the exons ATGCGACCACCCAAGCCCGGCTGCCTTTGCCCAGCCAAAGCTCACTTCCGGTCATCTTCCTCCCTCGTCGCCGTCACCATCGAGCCCAAAGGAGGCCAGGCGTTACAACCCAGGTGCCTCGACTTCCAACGACCACCATGGGTGAGATCAACATCGCCTCCAACGCCTAGAACGCCGCTGCACGTGCCGTCGCCAGCTAAG GTATATGGACAACAAGCTTCAAT TGGACAAGTGAGTTATTGCAGTCAAATGCATTGCATGAAGGTTTACATGAAGAAGAAATTAATGATGGATCG TAGTGTATGGATTGCTGAAGCATTGGGGTTGCATGTAGAAGAGGAGAAGTGGCTGCATCATGAACAACTTGAG ATGATGCACATTCAACAGCAGTTTTCTGCTTCTTACGACCCGGAGTTGCACTTGTTGGCTGGAGGACCCCAAAGCCACAGAGTTCGTGCTGGATGTTTTGTGAACGGTGTTAAGTTTGTAACGTCAAAACGAGATGAAGGCCATGTCACCCAAAACAATGGAGTCATGGTTGAGGGTCTGGGTTTCAACTACTACGGGGTTCTTGTCAGTGTCATCGAACTAATCTACGGCAACCGTATGTTAGTCATGTTATTCAAGTGCAAATGGTTCAATACTGACCCAACTAGACGGAGGAGTACAATTCTGGATCGTGGCTTGGTATCAGTGGACTCAAATAGTGTATGGTATGAGAATGAGCTGTTTATTCTTGCCACCATGGCGAAACAAGTGTTTTATGTTGATGATCCGGCTATGGGTGAGGGTTGGAAAGTGGTGCAGGTGATGTCACATCGGAATATTTTGAGTACACTGAGAGGGGATGATGAGAGTGGGCCCAGTGAACCAATAACAACTGATCAGCCGAATGAACCATATCAAGAGGATTCTCCACATGTAGTCCCTGATACTGAGGACATTCGTGTCAACAACCAACACGTTCTGGCTATCATAGGTTACCTTCCAGTTACACCATCTGAACTGAACTCGCTACAACCTCGCATCCCCAATCATGATGACGACGGCTTCATAGATGACGAATACATAGAGGATGATGAGTATTCTGACCAAACTGAGAAGTCTAATGATTCAGACGACTCAGATTATCATGAGTACGATTAG